In Patescibacteria group bacterium, the following proteins share a genomic window:
- the greA gene encoding transcription elongation factor GreA → MDKVILTQEGLERLKKEYEGLVNTKRQEIVDRIAKARAEGDLSENGAYHAAKEEQAFIEGRIEELDEILKNALVEVSSKNDGLIRVGCLVKVKIEGSEEEFNIVGAPEANPSERKISHESPLGSALIGKKVGDVVEVEAPVGKITYEILSVS, encoded by the coding sequence ATGGACAAGGTTATCTTAACCCAAGAAGGGTTGGAAAGGCTTAAAAAAGAATACGAAGGCTTGGTAAATACAAAGCGTCAAGAAATTGTAGATCGCATTGCTAAAGCCCGCGCTGAAGGAGATCTCTCCGAAAACGGCGCCTATCATGCCGCCAAGGAAGAGCAGGCTTTTATCGAGGGAAGAATTGAGGAATTAGACGAAATCTTAAAAAATGCTCTAGTTGAGGTATCTTCTAAAAACGACGGGTTAATTCGTGTTGGGTGCTTAGTAAAAGTTAAAATAGAAGGTTCCGAGGAAGAATTTAACATTGTAGGAGCTCCCGAAGCCAATCCTTCGGAACGCAAAATTTCTCACGAATCGCCTTTGGGAAGCGCCTTAATAGGAAAAAAGGTTGGGGATGTCGTAGAAGTAGAGGCGCCGGTGGGCAAAATAACCTACGAGATTCTCTCGGTAAGCTAA
- the lysS gene encoding lysine--tRNA ligase, whose amino-acid sequence MEESLKSIKASRVERLNQLIKIGINPYPSKLEFKRIPIVEARDKGENSTVSVAGRITSQRNFGALAFFDVTDATGKIQIILKKDTLDTKKLPLLELLDTGDFIECTGSIFTTKSGELTIQVSNLNLLSKALRPLPSAHFGLKDEEERYRQRYVDFAINPELKELFVKKSIFWNTMRAFLSSRGFLEVETPVLENTAGGADAEPFVTHHNALDVDLYLRISMGELWQKRLMVGGFEKTFEIGRQFRNEGISREHLQDYTQMEFYWAYANYKDGMKLVEEMYKEVAKKTFGTLKFKINEMEIDLEKPWKEINYTTIIQEKFGVNAQTASREDVLAKVNSLKLLNLPKARLLDLLWKQARKEIVGPAFLVGHPVEVSPLAKRDDANPKTVERYQVIIAGSEMGNGYSELNDPQDQEQRFKEQQKARDAGDAEAQMYDGDFVRALEYGMPPVTGLGVSERLFAFLANKTVRECVMFPLQRPEKGLKES is encoded by the coding sequence ATGGAAGAATCTCTTAAAAGCATAAAAGCGAGCAGAGTAGAAAGACTTAATCAGCTCATAAAAATTGGTATTAACCCATATCCTTCAAAACTCGAATTTAAAAGAATCCCTATAGTAGAGGCTAGAGATAAAGGCGAAAATTCCACTGTTTCCGTTGCTGGAAGAATTACTTCACAAAGAAATTTTGGGGCGCTGGCGTTCTTTGATGTTACTGACGCTACAGGAAAAATCCAAATTATCCTTAAAAAAGACACTCTTGACACCAAAAAACTCCCTCTTTTGGAGCTTTTAGATACTGGGGATTTTATAGAATGTACTGGCTCTATTTTTACCACCAAATCTGGGGAGTTGACCATCCAGGTTAGCAACTTAAACCTGCTTTCTAAAGCTCTAAGACCACTGCCTTCTGCTCATTTTGGGCTGAAAGACGAAGAAGAAAGATACCGCCAAAGGTATGTGGATTTTGCGATAAATCCAGAACTTAAAGAGCTGTTTGTTAAAAAAAGTATCTTTTGGAACACAATGAGAGCGTTCTTGTCTTCTCGTGGATTTTTAGAGGTTGAAACTCCAGTTTTGGAAAACACCGCTGGGGGCGCCGATGCCGAACCTTTTGTGACTCACCATAATGCCTTGGATGTGGACTTATATTTACGAATCTCTATGGGAGAACTTTGGCAAAAACGGCTTATGGTAGGTGGTTTTGAGAAAACCTTTGAAATCGGAAGACAATTTAGAAACGAAGGCATCAGCCGAGAACACCTGCAAGACTACACCCAAATGGAGTTTTACTGGGCGTACGCCAACTACAAAGATGGCATGAAATTGGTCGAAGAGATGTACAAGGAGGTAGCAAAAAAAACCTTTGGGACGCTTAAATTTAAAATTAATGAGATGGAGATAGATTTGGAAAAACCGTGGAAAGAGATTAACTACACTACAATTATCCAAGAAAAATTTGGAGTTAACGCCCAAACTGCCAGTCGCGAAGATGTTCTTGCTAAGGTCAATTCCCTCAAACTCCTCAATCTCCCCAAGGCTCGTCTTTTGGACTTACTCTGGAAACAGGCCCGCAAAGAAATTGTCGGTCCTGCTTTTTTAGTCGGACATCCGGTGGAGGTTTCTCCTTTAGCTAAACGCGATGATGCAAACCCAAAAACAGTTGAAAGATATCAAGTAATCATCGCAGGAAGCGAAATGGGTAACGGCTACAGCGAGCTTAACGATCCGCAAGATCAAGAACAACGGTTTAAAGAGCAACAAAAAGCCCGCGATGCCGGAGATGCCGAAGCCCAAATGTACGATGGCGACTTTGTCAGGGCGCTGGAGTATGGCATGCCACCCGTAACAGGTCTTGGAGTTTCGGAAAGGCTGTTTGCCTTTTTAGCCAACAAAACCGTAAGAGAGTGCGTTATGTTCCCTCTCCAAAGACCGGAGAAAGGTCTAAAGGAAAGTTAA
- the serS gene encoding serine--tRNA ligase, with the protein MLDINFIKQNKEAVTKNCLRRGSKVDIDKILELSNAKNTKITQNEALKHQINSLSKSKPEPKQMVKLKELKEQTKTLQEEINKLEKELFSLLSWVPNMLSPDVPDGQSDADNVEIKKWGEIKEFNFTPKGHQELGENLDILDKERGAKVVESKYYFWKGDGARLVWALFSWAQNFLQERGFTFFLTPDLAQEKTLFGTGYLPFFSEDIYKIERSNLSLIGTSEQVLVAYHADEILEEKNLPLLYSGFSPCFRTEAGSYGKDTKGVFRVHQFNKLEQIVFCQPEESQKMHELCQKNEEDMAEALRIPHHRVLVCVGDCGAPGYKKYDLEAWFPSQNKYKEITSNTNLTDFQTRRLGIRYKTKDGNKVFPHTISATAVTDRWVLTILENYQQADGSVVVPEVLRPYMGGLEIIKKR; encoded by the coding sequence ATGCTAGACATAAATTTTATTAAACAAAATAAAGAGGCTGTTACCAAAAACTGCTTGAGGCGTGGATCTAAAGTTGATATTGACAAAATTTTAGAGCTCTCTAATGCCAAAAACACAAAGATAACTCAAAACGAAGCTCTAAAACACCAAATAAACTCTCTTTCCAAATCCAAACCAGAACCAAAGCAAATGGTTAAATTAAAGGAGTTAAAAGAACAAACAAAGACACTCCAAGAAGAAATAAACAAACTTGAGAAGGAACTTTTCTCTCTTTTAAGCTGGGTTCCCAATATGCTTTCCCCCGATGTTCCCGACGGCCAAAGTGATGCGGATAATGTAGAAATAAAAAAGTGGGGCGAGATTAAGGAATTCAATTTTACGCCCAAAGGTCACCAAGAATTGGGAGAAAATTTGGACATTTTAGACAAAGAAAGAGGCGCCAAGGTTGTCGAGTCAAAATATTACTTTTGGAAAGGTGACGGAGCACGGCTTGTTTGGGCGCTTTTTAGCTGGGCACAAAATTTTTTGCAGGAGAGGGGTTTTACTTTCTTTTTAACCCCAGATTTAGCGCAAGAAAAAACCCTTTTTGGAACTGGGTACTTGCCTTTTTTCTCGGAGGATATATACAAAATCGAGAGGTCCAACCTTTCTCTAATAGGAACCTCGGAACAAGTTTTAGTCGCCTATCACGCTGATGAGATATTAGAAGAAAAAAATCTTCCTCTTTTGTATTCTGGTTTCTCACCTTGTTTTAGAACCGAAGCCGGAAGCTACGGCAAAGATACCAAAGGGGTTTTTCGCGTTCATCAGTTTAACAAATTAGAGCAAATTGTTTTTTGCCAGCCTGAAGAATCGCAAAAAATGCACGAATTATGCCAAAAAAACGAAGAGGACATGGCAGAGGCTCTTAGAATTCCCCATCACAGAGTACTGGTTTGTGTTGGAGACTGCGGAGCTCCGGGATATAAAAAATACGACTTGGAGGCTTGGTTTCCCAGCCAAAACAAATACAAAGAAATCACCTCCAACACCAATTTGACTGATTTTCAAACCCGAAGACTTGGAATTAGATACAAAACCAAAGACGGCAATAAAGTATTTCCTCACACCATCTCCGCGACAGCAGTCACCGATCGCTGGGTTTTGACGATTTTGGAAAATTACCAACAAGCGGATGGGTCAGTTGTTGTACCAGAAGTATTAAGACCCTACATGGGCGGGTTGGAAATAATTAAAAAGAGATAA
- the uppP gene encoding undecaprenyl-diphosphatase UppP, translating into MSIVTAIILGIIQGTTEFLPVSSSGHLIVIPKLLNIDSGGFSFDAFLHLATGLAIVSYFFPDYKKLLTKALAKDKSAQKQVTYLIIGCIPAGIIGLIFGDFIENKMRGEFVVAGALFIVALAIILVEKYLKNQKREVVTKKDGVIVGLSQVLALIPGVSRSGITIISGMAGGLTREASAKFSFMLATPIVLLVGAYSFYQALPYLDYNQLLSYAVGFITAFFAGIFSIEFLLSYVKTKSLMPFAIYRIALASIVIVTAIFL; encoded by the coding sequence ATGTCAATAGTAACAGCCATTATACTTGGGATAATTCAAGGAACAACCGAATTTTTACCGGTTTCTTCCTCGGGTCATTTAATCGTTATCCCAAAACTCTTAAATATAGATTCTGGAGGATTTTCTTTTGATGCTTTTTTACATTTGGCAACTGGGTTAGCTATAGTTAGCTATTTTTTTCCCGACTACAAAAAACTCTTGACAAAAGCATTAGCAAAAGACAAATCAGCGCAAAAACAAGTAACCTATCTGATTATTGGATGTATTCCTGCTGGAATTATTGGGCTTATTTTTGGAGATTTCATAGAAAACAAAATGCGCGGAGAATTTGTAGTCGCTGGAGCGTTATTTATTGTGGCTCTTGCAATTATTCTAGTCGAAAAATATCTAAAAAATCAAAAACGAGAGGTGGTAACAAAAAAGGATGGGGTAATTGTTGGACTATCTCAAGTATTAGCACTTATTCCAGGAGTTTCCCGATCGGGAATTACCATAATTTCTGGCATGGCGGGTGGATTAACGCGCGAAGCATCCGCTAAATTTTCTTTTATGCTGGCAACACCAATAGTTCTACTGGTCGGAGCATACTCTTTTTATCAAGCGCTACCTTACCTTGATTACAATCAATTATTAAGTTACGCCGTCGGATTTATCACTGCATTTTTTGCCGGAATTTTTTCGATTGAATTTTTGCTTTCTTATGTAAAAACCAAGTCTCTGATGCCATTTGCTATTTATAGAATTGCTCTAGCCTCTATAGTAATTGTTACAGCAATATTTTTATGA